The genome window caatttaagttattgcaaaaaaatttctaaattcaatttagaatgtaataatttactatttCTAAGTTACTATTGTAAcggcttttaatttttagatgtgATATTATGTCTAATACCACTATActaattttgttgtattaacaCTTGATGTAATAGACTTATTTTGGTGTAGTGAGAAAAGCATTCTGCCCGAGTTTCGATAGATCGaacctaagcttcgatcgatcgtgCCAAGCCAaaatgcattaatcttttctgcattaagctcgattctaactttacataaacgcacaactttgagcaagagtaaaacacttctaaacacattgttttgatcatggtttgccaacaatacaaattagagttctaaatacataaaatcctaaatctttagaacctaacaacttGTTTGCAATTAATTTAATTGTCCTTATCTTAGGTaaccaaattaaattttaagagaatgttttctaagtttttgtgatttattggtcaataaaattaaaattaattgggAAAGCTAATGTAGTGCACCCAAGATAGTGTACCCGAGTTTTGTCTTTAGTTTCATAACATGATCAATTGCCACTTGCCTAAAATTCTAAACAGTTAGGAAAGAGtgacatatatattttgataattcaatagttgggatAATGTGTGATTTAAACCATGAATATCTCTATTAAAAGGTGTGAACCAATTGAGGTGCAAGACTCTTGAAAGGAAAGAGTGAATTTGATAGCATTTGACAATTTTTctaacacaaataaattaagaagAAACAACATCCACGGTACTAATAAGGCGAAGTCCTTCATATTTCTTACCATTGGTGAGCAAATCCAAGGGGGATAGTTTGAGATAGAAATCATGCCCATCATCGTCTGGTAGTTGTTTCAGATATGACAAAGAACCAGTCCATTCTAAGCACTTAGATTTGTTCTTATGGGAACGGTAATTATCTTCATAGGCATAAGCAATACAAGAACAAGTGTTCAAGCAAGCTGATTCGCACTCCTTACCACTCCCAATGTCGAAAGACAGCGGACTATCAGGCCAATCAATTCTAGACATGGGAAGAAACCCATCATTCTGAACATCACTATTATTACTGCAGTGCAGAGCAGTTTTCCTCACACAGTCCCTGGACACTTTTCCTTTGCTCCAAACGTCGGCAGAAACGGGTTTGAAGCCTGGCAAACAGCCACATGGATCCTGGGCTGTCTCATTGCATATGCTGAAAGTACCGCATGCAAAATAATCCCCACACCCAGATGACTGTAACGAGGAATTCCACTCTTGCTCATCTTCTGACCATGACTGCAGTTTAAGCTTCCCGTATTCATCCAACACGATTCTCGAAAATTGAGTCTGAGAAGTGTTATTAACAGGCCAAGTAACGTACtccaaattaaaagataaaaaatcaaaactgatgacgttgaaaattgtcaccaatgaGTCGCACTGTACTCGCGAGTcaacgaacctgcacaacaagaacgaacGGGAGAAAAacccttagagagcaccggtgtggtgccggccaaaagttctccgaaggtcaagttagaattcgtcccttgagttattttttaaaggcgttagagagggtcaattaatcttacctcGATTTGCGTGAAAGTTACTCCTTTTATAGCAGTGGAgaggtggcttttcttcttgacctccagatctttccaatgtgggactctgataccatttcccttattggatcttaaGGCTTTTCCAGGCAATAGAGATTTCGGGCTATGGGCCCTTACTATGTCTGTCCATGATGGGCCTTTAGGGAGCGTGGGTCCCGCTTTACACAGACCAAACAGTACctatccgtcaggcccattaagatagGCCCACCAGACTAAATCTTAccatcttcagttgcccccttcaccccaatggtCCGTCTGTTCCAAGgatcaatggggtgacgatcctAATGTAGGGGCATGACGGGTACTTTAATGACGGAATGGATCCGTGAAACAGAAGATTTAAAGTAATAGGCGGACACAACCGTCAGAATGTATGACGGTTTCAGATCTTTAACCGTCAGATAGGATGACGGGTATCTTGCAGTTTCAGACGGTTTCATATAGTCGACGGTTACCATCTACTGATGCGAGCAGACAGGTTAGCATTTATtagcatgccacgtgtcaatctctgactggccgttgtataggatcgaagcgtcgcttcgtcttccgtgtatctcctatatatatgaggcgtctcaatctctcattttcgcATTTCCAAACAGAAAACGTCTGTCAGAGAGAACCGTCAACCTTGCCAGAGAAGTCCGTCGAGCACTGGTAACCACCAATTACCACAACCGTCAGCATTACTCCGTCaggtgtggtaagtatttactttaatttcatattcaaGTTACATTTTCGACCAAGGCTTAATATACCCGTCAATGTTTTTAAACCCGTCAAGTCTTAGGTTTCATcattaattgtaggaaatgtctagtgcgtcaagtaaccaatcggtggttcgtgacgggacggaatacgagaatgtatacccgtccggtcataaagaccaagatagtccaggcgaagataggagtccgtctgcaTCCTCTTCGTCCTCAACAAGTGAGGATGTGGAGAAAATTGAGATAGAGGGTCCTGACGGGAATCAAGCACTGGAGTCCGTcgtaggtgctgatggactaaggcagttcatcatgttaccagagtggacagtgcataggttcacatccgtcatcCGGGAGAGACATTTCAGTACCTTTAGAACAAATTTTCAGATACCAGACTACATCCCGATCCGTCTTCCCTACGTGTCGGAGAGATGTTATTATGACGGAGTAGAAGGTGTTGGAGTGTACGAGCAGGTGTTGAAGTCtggacttcggttcccgctctctacactCCATAGGGAACTCTTGCATTACCTGGGACTGTCCGTCACCCAGATTTCTccaaacgcctggagggtcttcatagcaatggagattctTTATGGCGCAATGTCGAATGGAGAAAGGAGACTGACGgtccgtgaatttcttcactgttaccgtCCAGATGAGATTGATAGATCAAGGGGGTTGTACCGTTTTGCTAGTCGAAGTCCCTTGTTGAAGGTCatctttgagaccccagactcaaatagagactggaagagtcgctatttcttcctggagggtgacaggtggatgaaccgtccaggaGAGACGGAGTACATGCCCGTCGATACAACTTGGGGGATAATAAACCAAGCGCGTATGCACCCGTCTTGCTTGTTCCTTTTTTATACACCCGTCCTCTATTATGTGCGTATTTTGACCGTCTCTCTTTGCAGGTAGAGGGCGCCCGCAGGTTAGCCTCGAGGAATTTAGTTTCCTTGAAAAGGTTTGTAGAAAAGCTAAGCCGGACGAAAGGACCTGGGCCAAGTTAGTGAATCCAAAGACAAtacactggtattgtgacggtccagaacctaCCCGTGAGGCCATTGCTtacgacgaaagaatacacaaacgtgagTCCGTCTACTTTTAcccttgaaattgaaattttacttttgagagaacatcatcatccgtcctgtattgcagaaatggacgacgccaAGAGAAGAGCCATGATAAAATCTCtagccgtcgagcaaaagaagacgggtgagATCGTTGTTCCCAGTGTGCCGGGGTCATCGGGCAAGAGGAAGCAGCCACCAAAGTCCGACCGTCCACACAAGCAGCCAAAGGTGTCAATGGAGCCCATCgtgggcttgatggctgagggcCCTAAGGCCGTCAACCAAGTTAAACAGGGGGCCGGTAAGGGCCTAATGCATGCTCCACCCGTCAGCGAGGAGAAGCCCCCTCCCCTTCTTCGTGATGATTCGAAGTTCGCTTTGGAAAAGCTTACGTCCATACTTTCTGCAGAGGACTATGAGGATCTGGGGAATCACTCGACGGAGGCGATGGGAGAGACGGGGTTATTTGCCGTCGGACAGGTAACTTTTCATTATCCTTCAGTGTATGTCCGTTCACTTTCTAGTTTCATTTTTAACActtctaattttctttatttcagtccttggttatgatgaagggcttgatggaccgttgcctcaaccgtgaagcggctctgGAACGGGTACGGTCAAAACTTGGGAAGACGGAAGAAGAGCTTAGCCAGCTGCACAAGTGGAAGTCCACCATGGAGCAGAAATTTGAACTGTCTGAGAATACAAGAAAGGAGCTCGAACAGAAGACGGAAGAAGCTGGGAAGGTCTTGAAGAGCAGAGCGGACGAGGTGAAAGATCTGAAGAAAAAGCTCCGTCATGCAAAGGACGACGCCGTCAGCGAATATCGCAACTCCGAGTCCTTGTTGAAGGAGCTTGGaggatcgttccttcaaggctttgacGATGCGCTCCGTCAGATAAAAAAGACCTACCCAGATCTGGACGTGTCTATGATAACACTTACTGATCAAGATCAGACTTCTGCCCTGCCCGTCGCCTCCGAAAATACGGAGGACCTCTTTGGGGAAGAAGCAGCTCAGGGTGACGGAGAGTCCGCTCCGCCGAATGAGGTCGCTGTTGCCGACCCCAAGAAAGCAGAGTAACCCATGTAATCGTTTAGGAGGATCCGTCTCCCTTTTATATACAGTTAATTATTTGTAGACGGTTTGtttaaagtttgattttgtATTGAACAATGTTTGATTTTAAGTGTTGATTTGCACAAGCTAATCTGTTGATCCGTCCATTTTAAAAGCTGTTGCTGACTTATATAGTCATGTCGTCCGTCCACCTCGTGGGCGTTCTGGAGCCGTCCGCTTTATTTATGTATGTAATTTTCCCACCGTTTTGGCTGAaccgtccaatttatggacatgtagaattattcaccgttttagatgatccgtccacttagtggcTTAAATACCTCGAACTTATGGAAGTATTGAATTACGTaggtccgtccactttgtggaggccaTACCGTCCAACTTGTGGACTTGTTTAAATACTCATCGTTTTGATGATCCGTCCATTTcgtggacatgtagaattatttaCCGTTTtagatgatccgtccacttagtggcATAAATACCTCGAACTTATGGAAGTATTGAATTACGTaggtccgtccactttgtggaggccaTACCGTCCAACTTGTGGACTTGTTTAAATACTCACCGTTTTGATGATCCGTCCATTTcgtggacatgtagaattatttaCCGTTTTAGGTTACCCGTCCACATTGTGGCGTATAGACCGTCTACTTTTACGGACGCgtagaattattcaccgtttttaggtgatccgtccacttagtggcgtattaaccgtccactttgacggacatgtagaattatacacctgtttaggtgatccgtccacttagtggcgtatttaaccgtccactttgacggacatgtagaattatacacctgtttaggtgatccgtccacttagtggcgtattaaccgtccactttgacggacatgtagaattatacacctgtttaggtgatccgtccacttagtggcgtattaaccgtccactttgacggacatgtagaattattcacctgtttaggtgatccgtccacttagtggcgtattaaccgtccacttttacggacatgtagaattatacacctgtttaggtgatccgtccactttgtggacttttaaCTAGCATCCGTTCAATTTGAGGACAATTGTAGTGACATCAAAGTAGACAGAAAATCATACTTGTTTCTAATtgcgtaaaggaaaagtgcctgcccccttgggcttaaaaaaaggCACGACTGGATTGTAGCAAAGAAACACATGTTAaagaaaacttataaatagttaataaaaagccaaatggaaaattggttgccgttcgccgtgttactatcactggtagtatttcctcaAATGCTCCGCATTCCATGGATGTAGTAGCTTCTCCCCCTCTGTagtctccaggtggtatgttcctttccttttccatgccgtgactcggtaaggtccttcccagttggggccgagctttccctgtgtagggtctctagctgCGCCCATGACCCTTCTGAGTACCAGGTCTCCcacttggaagtctctgtgtcggaccctggagttgtaatgtctggccatgcgttcctggtatcttgcgatcctttgctccgcggccgaccttacctcatctatcaggtccagctgtagcctcattGATTCGTCGTTCCTGCCTTCATCATGGTTatgaaccctgtaacttgtgaggccaacttctgcggggatgaccgcctcattcccgtatgtcagtcggaatggcgtctctcctgtcGGAGTCCTAGCCGTCGTCCTGTACGCCCAAAGTATGCTCggtaattcttcgggccatatcccctttgccccctcgagccgagtcttgataatctttagcagggatcggttcgtgacttcaacctggccattggcctgaggatgggcgggtgatgagtagtggttttttattcctagctgtgtgcagaaatccctgaagtggccgttgtcgaactgcctcccgttgtccgagacaaggactctaggaataccaaacctgcatacgatggaccgccagacaaaacttctaatgttcttttctgtgatggtggccaaggcttccgcttctacccattttgtgaagtagtcaatacccactaccaagaacttgagctgccttaccgccgttgggaaaggccccatgatatccagtccccattgagcgaacggccatggagccgtcaTGGGTGTGAGCTCCTCAGCCGGCTGTccgataaaattgctgaaccgctggcatttgtcgcagcttttaacgtaagactcggcatccttctgcatggtcgGCCAGTAGTACCCAGctcgtaccagtttgtgcactAACGACCGCGACCCAGAATGGTTCCCGCATATCCCTTCGTGtacttccctcattacgtagtctgcctcttcaaccccgaggcatcttagGTAAGGACGGGAGAAACCCCTCTTGTAAAGaatgtcttttatcaagacgaatcTCGCCGCTTGGACTTTTAATTTCCTCGCTGCCTCCTTCTCTTGGggcagtaacccgtccttcaagtatgaagttatctgtgtagtccagtttctttcggagcgtatctcctgcatattgtcggggtctattagtgggaagacttgaacaaaggaaagtacattacccggtgtcgtcacatgttctgctgaagcggctttggctaggCGATCGGCGAGCTCATTCTCTCCTCTGGGGATTTGGACGACCGTCGCTTTTAGCCCGTTGATTCTCGCCttcacttgatcaagatatctctttAGCCTTTCCCCCTTACATTCATACtctccgtttacttgattggttACGACCTGCGAGTCGCAATGAACGGCTACACTTTCCGCTCCGGCGGCTTTTGCCAGGTCGAGTCCTGCCGCCACTGCTTCGtactctgcttcattgttggtaatgggaaagtcgagacggaccatacattcgatcttgtctccTTCTGGTGACAGCAAcactatgccggcccctccaattcgccgattggaggacccgtcggtgtagatgctccatttggggggttcttctgcccccttgtcctcgtctcgcgtaaactctgctatgaagtcggctacagctTGTCCTTTGATGGCTACACGCGGACGGTACTTgatgtcaaactcactcaattctattgcccacaaCGTCAGTCGACCCGCGGCTTCGGgattactcagtgcccttcgcaagggcttgtcggtcattacattcatggtatgggcttgaaagtaaggTTTCAGCTTGCGAGCCGCCGTTATCAATGCgaaagcgagtttctccataggttggtatctttcttcggcgccgcggagcgcccggctggcgtagtatacaggcttctgtgcattatcctcttctctaattaaagCAGCGCTGACGGCGACAGATGAGACtgccaagtagaggaaaagttcttcgCCAGGTTGCGATGGactcaataggggtggtgaAGATAGGTATGCCTTTAACTCCTCGAACGCTCtctgacactcgtccgtccactcgaaggatttctttaatgtgcgaaAAAAGGGCAggcacttgtccgtggctctcgacacgaatctatttaacgccgctatcttgccgttaaggctttgtatctccttcacatttcgcgggGGTGCCATTTCTAAtatggctcggattttgtccgggttagcctcaatccctctctgggataccatgaagcctaggaatttgcctgccgttacgccgaatgcgcattttcccggattgagtttcatgttgtaggatcgtAGCGTACCGAACGTTTCCTTAAGATCTTCgaggtggtcttcctccttccggctcttcacaagcatgtcgtcgacatagacttgaacattcctcccgatctgctgcgcgaacatcttgttcattagcctttggtatgttgcccccgcattcttcaggccgaatggcattactttgtagcagaatagtccttggctggttacgaacgaagtcttttcctgatcggcctcgtgcatgcggatctgattgtaacccgagaaagcgtccatgaagcttagtaactggtgttgagccgtcgagtctactaggacgtcgactcttggaaggggataactatctttagggcacgctttgttgagatcggtgaaatccacgcacatgcgccacttgccgctcgctttctttaccattaccacattcgccagccaatcgggatagtagacttccctgatgaagtttgcctcttggagtttgcggacctcctccgctattgcttggtccCGTTCCGttgcgaacactctcttcttttgtcggacgggtggaaacGAGGgtaatacattcaatttgtgtaccatgacggagggatcgattcccggcatatcgtcatggctccaggcgaacacatccttattgctcctcAGGAAAGCTACTAGCTCTTGACGGATTCCgggtttggcaagcgttccgatcttggttgttctgtccggattggaactgtcaagagttatctcctccagcttctctgtcggttccgccaccgttcggtgctcttctatgttcaaggcctggatttggtcttgcatctccatcatagcgacgtagcattctcgtgcggcaacttggcttccgcgtagctctcctaccccatACTCCGTTGGGAACCTGACCATTAGGGCGTAAGTTGATGTTGATGCCTTCCACGTgttgagcgtaggtcgtccaagaatggcattgtaggcggacgagcaatcgaccaccaagaatgtcacgttcctggtgatttgttgggggtaatctcctactgTCACCCGTAACGTTACTGAGCCCAGAGGGAATACCTTACTCCCTCCaaaaccaacgagcggggcgtcTGTCGGTATTAGCAGGTCCCTatcaatcctcatctgctggaatgccgGATAGTACAATATGTCGGCCGAActgccgttgtcgatcaacactcggtggacgttgtagtctcctgtccgcacgctgacgacgagggcatcgtcgtgtggatggtgtaggcgccgtgcatcctcttccgTGAACCCAACAATAGGTTCTTCTCCGTTTGCTATCCTTGGCAGTCTGCTCGTCAACTGGACATTCTGTACCgtccgaaggtatgttttgcgagccttctTTGACGATCCGGCCGCAGCAGTCCCTCCGactatcattcttatgtctccaattgggggtcttggtcgctcgtttTCTCGACGGAGGTGTTGTTCCtgtgggggttgatccgttctccccttgttgacgaacttctgcagcttcccttgtcggataagtgcttcgatttgctgcttcaagtcgtagcaatcggccgtgtcgtggccgtggtcacgatgaaagcggcaatatttgtctctaggccttttgctggggtcactcttcagctttcctgggaacgtcagggatccttcgtccttaatctgcattaggacttggtcaatCGGCGCGTTTAGAGGGGTGAAACTCGCGAACCTTCCGCCCatgggttttggacgtctgtcctcccttcggtctcccatccttcctttcttccgccC of Quercus lobata isolate SW786 chromosome 8, ValleyOak3.0 Primary Assembly, whole genome shotgun sequence contains these proteins:
- the LOC115957668 gene encoding uncharacterized protein LOC115957668 isoform X2, with the translated sequence MRADRKRLSERTVNLAREVRRALVTTNYHNRQHYSVRCGRGRPQVSLEEFSFLEKVCRKAKPDERTWAKLVNPKTIHWYCDGPEPTREAIAYDERIHKQMDDAKRRAMIKSLAVEQKKTGEIVVPSVPGSSGKRKQPPKSDRPHKQPKVSMEPIVGLMAEGPKAVNQVKQGAGKGLMHAPPVSEEKPPPLLRDDSKFALEKLTSILSAEDYEDLGNHSTEAMGETGLFAVGQSLVMMKGLMDRCLNREAALERVRSKLGKTEEELSQLHKWKSTMEQKFELSENTRKELEQKTEEAGKVLKSRADEVKDLKKKLRHAKDDAVSEYRNSESLLKELGGSFLQGFDDALRQIKKTYPDLDVSMITLTDQDQTSALPVASENTEDLFGEEAAQGDGESAPPNEVAVADPKKAE
- the LOC115957668 gene encoding uncharacterized protein LOC115957668 isoform X1 translates to MSSASSNQSVVRDGTEYENVYPSGHKDQDSPGEDRSPSASSSSSTSEDVEKIEIEGPDGNQALESVVGADGLRQFIMLPEWTVHRFTSVIRERHFSTFRTNFQIPDYIPIRLPYVSERCYYDGVEGVGVYEQVLKSGLRFPLSTLHRELLHYLGLSVTQISPNAWRVFIAMEILYGAMSNGERRLTVREFLHCYRPDEIDRSRGLYRFASRSPLLKVIFETPDSNRDWKSRYFFLEGDRWMNRPGETEYMPVDTTWGIINQARRGRPQVSLEEFSFLEKVCRKAKPDERTWAKLVNPKTIHWYCDGPEPTREAIAYDERIHKQMDDAKRRAMIKSLAVEQKKTGEIVVPSVPGSSGKRKQPPKSDRPHKQPKVSMEPIVGLMAEGPKAVNQVKQGAGKGLMHAPPVSEEKPPPLLRDDSKFALEKLTSILSAEDYEDLGNHSTEAMGETGLFAVGQSLVMMKGLMDRCLNREAALERVRSKLGKTEEELSQLHKWKSTMEQKFELSENTRKELEQKTEEAGKVLKSRADEVKDLKKKLRHAKDDAVSEYRNSESLLKELGGSFLQGFDDALRQIKKTYPDLDVSMITLTDQDQTSALPVASENTEDLFGEEAAQGDGESAPPNEVAVADPKKAE